One Anthonomus grandis grandis chromosome 15, icAntGran1.3, whole genome shotgun sequence DNA segment encodes these proteins:
- the LOC126744992 gene encoding 15-hydroxyprostaglandin dehydrogenase [NAD(+)]-like, which produces MVEYILGKIAVITGGSTGIGAACIKKFFKNGLTGCSILDVDESGAALAQEMNCRYGYNKALFFKADVRDKCAFERALKETIKRHRKIDLLINNAAIGKDRIWETMTDINVKGTVISTLLGIKYMGKNNCYYGGTIVNTSSVLGLEPLSGLPCYTGTKHFVVGLNRCFSTQYWYDLTGIRFLTFCPGITSMVGSAEDYVLEGFPNLKQFLEKDLKREKLQSSERLAEGMMTMLNEGKNGSIWVSWREQPVFEVELPSINQMSHSGKCHFKAK; this is translated from the coding sequence ATGGTTGAGTATATATTGGGTAAAATTGCCGTTATTACCGGTGGTTCAACAGGCATTGGGGCAgcttgtataaaaaagtttttcaaaaatggtcTGACGGGTTGCTCAATTCTGGATGTCGATGAATCCGGAGCAGCCTTAGCGCAGGAAATGAACTGCCGTTACGGCTACAATAAAGCGCTTTTCTTTAAGGCAGATGTTAGAGACAAATGCGCATTTGAGCGTGctttaaaagaaaccatcaaaagacatagaaaaattgatttattaataaataacgcTGCAATCGGAAAGGATAGAATATGGGAGACGATGACGGATATAAATGTTAAGGGCACAGTAATTAGCACGTTGCTTGGTATAAAATATATGGGCAAGAACAACTGTTATTATGGTGGAACTATAGTAAATACATCTTCCGTCTTAGGACTTGAACCGTTGTCAGGACTTCCGTGTTACACTGGAACAAAGCACTTTGTTGTTGGCCTTAACAGATGTTTCAGCACCCAGTATTGGTACGACCTTACTGGAATTAGATTCCTAACATTCTGTCCGGGAATTACTTCTATGGTCGGGAGCGCTGAGGATTATGTTCTCGAGGGATTTCCAAATTTGAAACAGTTTCTTGAGAAAGATTTGAAAAGAGAAAAACTTCAGAGCTCTGAACGTTTAGCCGAAGGAATGATGACGATGTTAAATGAGGGCAAAAACGGTAGCATTTGGGTTAGTTGGAGGGAACAACCGGTTTTTGAGGTTGAACTTCCGAGTATAAATCAGATGTCTCACAGTGGAAAGTGTCATTTTAAAGCGAAATAA
- the LOC126744990 gene encoding nuclear autoantigenic sperm protein-like — translation MADVTVDQSCNDPKELYGQGVRAYVLQDFEMAVAALSKASELLVAEHNDDLHESLGDVYLYYGKALLGLSRDQNEALGDAVPKNSADTDEEDEEQDEGIESEGGEDKKTEENSASSSVNGEAAKGPSDEPGPSSKEGQDEDDNDKEEEEDTANGDEDASDLQLAWEVLELAKKIFQKKEDKKSLSDTLIVLGEVSLESENFEAAINDIKQGLEVQIELFAKDSRAVAETLYKLGMAYSTNSQIDEAIDSFNRSLEYLRNRIKTLEEIKLPSQEQKDEIEEVKSLMPEIEDKIADMRVYKEEAIKKLTEAIKEPTKPTSQDGAGSSGASSSKPATNISHLVKRKRKIEETEKPVEEAPAKKPATEPVVNKE, via the exons aTGGCAGATGTGACTGTAGACCAAAGCTGTAACGACCCTAAAGAACTTTATGGACAAg gtgTTCGTGCCTACGTCCTCCAAGACTTCGAAATGGCCGTGGCCGCCTTGAGCAAAGCATCCGAGCTCCTAGTCGCAGAACACAATGACGACCTGCACGAATCTCTTGGAGACGTCTACCTCTACTACGGTAAAGCCCTGTTGGGACTATCGAGAGACCAAAACGAAGCCCTCGGTGATGCCGTGCCGAAGAATTCGGCAGATACAGACGAAGAAGACGAGGAACAAGACGAGGGCATAGAAAGCGAAGGGGGCGAGGACAAGAAAACCGAAGAGAATAGCGCGTCCTCCTCTGTGAACGGCGAGGCGGCAAAGGGTCCTAGCGATGAACCGGGACCAAGTAGTAAAGAAGGCCAAGACGAAGATGATAATGATAAAGAAGAGGAGGAAGATACTGCAAATGGGGATGAAGACGCCTCCGACCTCCAATTGGCCTGGGAAGTTTTGGAGTTGGCCAAAaagatattccaaaaaaaagagGATAAGAAAAGTCTATCGGACACCCTGATTGTTCTCGGGGAGGTGTCGTTAGAAAGCGAAAATTTCGAGGCCGCCATAAACGATATTAAGCAAGGGTTAGAGGTGCAAATCGAATTGTTTGCCAAGGATAGTAGAGCGGTGGCCGAGACGTTGTACAAGTTGGGCATGGCATATTCGACCAACTCGCAGATCGATGAGGCCATCGATAGTTTTAATAGGTCGCTGGAGTATTTGAGGAACAGGATCAAGACTTTAGAGGAG atcaAATTGCCGTCCCAAGAGCAAAAAGACGAAATCGAGGAAGTGAAAAGCCTTATGCCGGAAATAGAGGACAAAATCGCGGACATGCGCGTTTACAAAGAGGAG GCAATCAAGAAACTAACTGAAGCAATAAAAGAGCCCACGAAGCCTACGTCCCAAGATGGTGCCGGTAGTAGTGGTGCCAGCAGCTCTAAACCAGCCACAAACATTTCACATTTAGTAAAGAGAAAACGGAAAATCGAAGAAACCGAGAAACCAGTTGAAGAAGCACCTGCGAAAAAACCCGCCACTGAACCCGTcgtaaataaagaataa
- the LOC126744994 gene encoding uncharacterized protein LOC126744994, whose translation MSSSTIAVNEGLYGREDSVFKSSTPKFEEPKPSVLYLTSLWLFQSIFSACKMEFSSNIQGVTVSFNIQDVVLIAFAAWMLHRGLSTRNIALIFPWVIVTLYGLYFNQYRSIKRMMSILKAVRNSTGLPWMALIIISVGLGLRVILILRTLQASANLWYRRKLEKELYETLN comes from the exons ATGAGTTCAAGCACTATAGCGGTAAACGAGGGCCTCTATGGCAGAGAGGACTCCGTGTTTAAGTCTTCCACCCCTAAATTCGAGGAGCCCAAACCGTCCGTATTGTATTTAACTTCATTGTGGTTGTTCCAGTCGATCTTTTCCGCCTGCAAGATGGAATTCAGTTCGAACATTCAAG GTGTGACTGTATCCTTTAACATACAAGACGTGGTTTTAATCGCTTTTGCCGCTTGGATGCTTCACAGAGGGCTGTCGACT AGAAACATTGCTTTAATATTCCCTTGGGTAATAGTCACTTTGTATGGCCTCTACTTTAATCAATATAGAAGCATAAAAAGGATGATGAGCATTTTGAAGGCGGTGAGAAACTCTACTGGGTTGCCCTGGATGGCTCTGATTATTATTTCTGTCGGATTGG GTTTAAGGGTCATTCTGATTTTAAGAACCTTGCAAGCCTCGGCCAACTTGTGGTACCGCAGAAAACTAGAAAAAGAACTCTACGAAACCCTTAACTAA
- the LOC126744993 gene encoding superoxide dismutase [Mn], mitochondrial: MFPVRQITTALARGARSKHTLPDLPYDYAALEPVISREIMNLHHTKHHQTYVNNLNAAEEKLKLAVEKGDITTQISLAPAIRFNGGGHVNHAIFWHNLTPCDTKPSAPLCTAINNSFGSMENMKQQLSAAAVAIQGSGWGWLGFEPHTGLLRIASCANQDPLQGTTGLIPLLGIDVWEHAYYLQYKNVRADYVKAIFDIINWEDVSERYKKASGC; this comes from the exons ATGTTCCCTGTAAGACAAATTACCACGGCATTAGCCAG GGGTGCTAGATCAAAACATACCTTACCCGATTTACCATATGACTATGCAGCTCTGGAACCCGTTATATCCAGAGAAATCATGAACCTGCACCATACTAAACATCATCAGACCTATGTGAACAATTTGAATGCTGCCGAAGAGAAATTAAAGCTTGCTGTAGAGAAAGGAGATATCAC CACCCAAATTTCTTTAGCTCCAGCAATCAGATTCAACGGTGGCGGTCACGTGAATCACGCCATCTTTTGGCACAATTTAACCCCTTGCGACACCAAACCTAGCGCCCCACTTTGTACCGCCATTAACAACTCATTCGGAAGCATGGAAAACATGAAACAGCAGCTGTCCGCTGCTGCCGTTGCTATACAAGGCTCTGGCTGGGGTTGGCTTGGATTCGAACCTCATACTG GTTTGTTACGCATAGCCTCTTGCGCCAATCAAGATCCCCTTCAAGGCACCACCGGTCTCATTCCATTGCTCGGCATTGATGTCTGGGAACATGCCTATTATTTGCAATATAAAAATGTTAGGGCTGACTATGTTAAAGCTATTTTCGATATAATAAACTGGGAGGATGTTAGTGAAAGATATAAAAAGGCTAGTGGATGTTAA